The Magnolia sinica isolate HGM2019 chromosome 9, MsV1, whole genome shotgun sequence genome contains a region encoding:
- the LOC131254957 gene encoding receptor-like protein 1 gives MAAAAMAAAQILIIKMGIFGRLRNLRELNLRGNRFNGSLPPSLGSLPSLQLLDLSLNEFEGTIPISLTNSYQLQTFDIRNNHLSGNLPESIGNLSSLSILSAQGNCLEGPIPTQVCNLKWLNIVDLSHNRFSGKIPSCSSFLWGLEYINLNGNDFTGLISSIPFNSSALAVLDVGNNHLSGKLPRWIGDQNELRILLLEGNDFYGSIPLHLCKLNDLQLLDLSNNKFLGMVPHCFDNTRLGKEESTYDQLFWYGPLTLYSWSILLQ, from the exons ATGGCTGCTGCTGCGATGGCTGCTGCCCAAATTTTGATAATCAAAATGGGaa TCTTTGGCAGATTACGAAACCTACGCGAGTTAAATCTACGAGGAAATCGATTCAATGGAAGTCTTCCCCCATCTCTGGGTTCCCTTCCATCGCTTCAACTCCTTGATCTTTCTCTAAATGAATTTGAAG GAACGATTCCCATCAGCTTGACTAACAGTTATCAGCTCCAGACCTTCGATATTCGAAATAACCATTTATCTGGAAATCTTCCAGAATCAATTGGAAATCTTTCTTCCTTGAGCATACTTTCAGCACAAGGAAATTGTCTTGAAGGTCCAATTCCAACTCAAGTGTGCAATTTGAAGTGGCTTAACATTGTGGACCTTTCGCATAACAGATTTTCAGGGAAAATTCCTTCTTGCTCGAGTTTTCTATGGGGGTTGGAGTATATTAACTTGAATGGCAATGATTTCACTGGATTGATCTCAAGCATTCCTTTCAATAGCTCGGCATTGGCGGTATTGGATGTTGGAAATAATCATCTTTCTGGCAAGCTTCCAAGATGGATAGGAGATCAAAATGAGCTCAGAATTCTTCTCCTTGAAGGAAATGATTTCTATGGTTCTATTCCATTGCATTTATGCAAGTTAAATGATTTGCAGTTGCTAGATCTTTCCAACAACAAGTTTTTGGGAATGGTACCCCATTGTTTTGACAATACGAGGCTTGGGAAAGAAGAATCAACCTATGATCAGTTATTTTGGTACGGGCCCTTAACATTGTACTCATGGAGTATCCTACTTCAGTGA